One region of Phycisphaerales bacterium genomic DNA includes:
- a CDS encoding type II/IV secretion system protein: protein MPVAPTVDGEFVERIERDFARRHLILGTGREDDELELLVSETTSRAAIHNVGTFLQMRVRPTIEEAEQIARMIDEAYAQHRKAGGWNAPAAGVDRSGAPDKGSTAVARWLEQADRDLLSTQGKGPVIQLVDALLFEALGKGASDVHIQPLSDRTVVRYRVDGVLHDVHQLTAEMTSGVVSRIKVMGRMDIAQHRIPQDGRATVTIGGRPVDLRLSTVPTSYGERAVVRLLDSAQQLCDFERLGMREDVAQTFLARATQSNGIILVTGPTGSGKTTTLYSTLRLTASPQLNIMTIEDPIEYELSTVGLAVSQMQVNNKKGITFPTGLRHILRQDPDVIMVGEIRDAETARVAIQSSLTGHLVFSTLHTNDAPSAVTRLVDLGVEPYLVSASLSAVLAQRLVRTTHQTCRGAGCDECFGTGLKGRTGLFELMPIDERLRQLICEGAALASIRAAARQAGMRTLGEEGQRLVDEGKTVPLEVHRVVQMV, encoded by the coding sequence ATGCCGGTTGCTCCCACTGTGGATGGCGAATTCGTTGAGCGCATCGAGCGTGACTTCGCGCGGCGGCATCTCATCTTGGGGACCGGTCGTGAGGATGATGAACTCGAACTCCTCGTGAGTGAAACGACGAGTCGCGCGGCCATCCACAACGTCGGGACGTTCCTCCAGATGCGAGTCCGGCCGACAATTGAAGAGGCAGAACAGATCGCACGCATGATCGACGAGGCGTATGCGCAGCACCGCAAGGCGGGCGGGTGGAATGCCCCTGCGGCCGGCGTTGATCGATCGGGCGCGCCTGACAAGGGTTCAACGGCCGTCGCCCGCTGGCTCGAGCAGGCGGATCGCGATCTGCTCAGCACGCAGGGCAAGGGGCCGGTGATCCAATTGGTGGATGCGCTGCTCTTCGAGGCGCTGGGCAAGGGCGCCAGTGACGTTCACATTCAACCGCTGTCGGATCGGACCGTGGTGCGCTACCGCGTGGACGGCGTACTCCACGATGTCCACCAACTTACGGCCGAGATGACCTCCGGCGTGGTCAGCCGCATCAAGGTCATGGGGCGCATGGACATTGCCCAGCATCGGATTCCCCAGGATGGACGCGCCACCGTGACCATCGGCGGCCGACCGGTCGATCTGCGCCTGAGCACGGTGCCCACGAGCTACGGCGAGCGAGCAGTCGTGCGACTTCTGGACAGCGCGCAGCAGTTGTGCGACTTTGAGCGGCTCGGAATGCGCGAGGACGTCGCGCAGACGTTCCTGGCGCGGGCCACGCAGAGCAACGGCATCATCCTCGTCACCGGCCCCACGGGCAGCGGCAAGACCACGACGCTCTACTCGACACTGCGCCTCACGGCATCACCGCAACTCAACATCATGACGATCGAAGACCCCATCGAGTACGAACTCTCGACGGTCGGGCTGGCGGTGAGCCAGATGCAGGTGAACAACAAGAAGGGCATCACCTTCCCGACGGGACTGCGGCACATCCTGCGCCAGGACCCGGATGTCATCATGGTCGGCGAGATCCGCGATGCCGAGACGGCGCGGGTGGCGATCCAGTCGAGCCTGACCGGGCATCTCGTCTTCTCGACATTGCACACCAATGACGCACCAAGCGCTGTGACGCGTCTGGTGGACCTCGGGGTGGAGCCATACCTGGTGAGTGCGTCGCTCTCGGCGGTGCTCGCCCAGCGTCTGGTGCGCACCACGCATCAGACGTGCCGGGGAGCCGGGTGCGATGAGTGCTTCGGCACGGGACTGAAGGGCCGCACCGGACTGTTCGAGCTCATGCCAATCGACGAGCGGTTGCGGCAATTGATCTGCGAGGGCGCGGCCCTCGCGTCGATCAGAGCCGCTGCACGGCAAGCGGGGATGCGGACACTCGGCGAAGAAGGGCAGCGCCTCGTGGATGAAGGCAAGACAGTGCCGCTCGAAGTGCACCGCGTGGTGCAGATGGTCTGA
- a CDS encoding type II secretion system F family protein, which translates to MELWRYTAVRTDAGQVLAPRRGELMAESAVEVRASLRRIGWQVVELRRASKPIAMPIQLRHAWNRHLRRRRRDQRAEIFEGLCSLLESGLPLVECLEVMGEERDRWCGRSRRQMLIEWREAMRSGAGPAQAMAHHPSWFDGIDCAMVESGQHGGMLPGVLKHMAEREARVGQLGHQLVAALTYPAIITVAAVGVAVFLSVKTLPDLANLLSTAKIEVPALTRWVMAGGQLAARWGAVLLALIVLIIAAGTMALHTAVRRLPHAARIATACTPRVLRTWAVARFAQNLADLLRAGVPAVEALRVLSTTLPIALNRVVTSAAADIESGADLAQVLDDPLWFSAQFRRLLHSGQAAGELEATLERMAQRDERRTERQINRLATLLEPAAILTLAALVGTVVLAAVLPLTRLQEVIR; encoded by the coding sequence ATGGAACTCTGGCGTTACACAGCGGTGCGAACTGACGCGGGGCAGGTGCTGGCGCCGCGCCGCGGTGAACTCATGGCCGAGTCCGCGGTGGAAGTCCGGGCTTCGCTGCGTCGCATCGGCTGGCAGGTCGTCGAGCTGCGCCGCGCGAGCAAGCCGATCGCGATGCCGATTCAACTGCGACACGCCTGGAACCGCCACCTCCGCCGGCGCCGCAGGGATCAACGGGCGGAGATCTTCGAGGGCTTATGTTCGCTGCTCGAATCGGGGCTGCCGCTCGTCGAATGCCTTGAGGTGATGGGCGAGGAGCGGGATCGCTGGTGCGGGCGCTCGCGGCGACAAATGCTCATCGAATGGCGTGAAGCGATGCGCAGCGGCGCCGGCCCCGCCCAAGCGATGGCGCATCACCCGTCGTGGTTCGACGGCATCGACTGCGCCATGGTCGAGTCGGGCCAGCACGGTGGAATGCTGCCGGGCGTGCTCAAGCACATGGCCGAGCGGGAGGCGCGAGTCGGTCAGTTGGGGCATCAGCTCGTCGCTGCACTCACCTATCCGGCGATTATCACCGTGGCCGCCGTCGGAGTCGCCGTGTTCCTGAGCGTGAAGACGCTGCCCGACCTTGCGAATCTGCTCTCGACGGCGAAGATCGAAGTGCCTGCTCTCACACGTTGGGTTATGGCGGGCGGCCAACTGGCAGCTCGCTGGGGCGCGGTGCTGCTTGCGCTCATTGTGTTGATCATCGCCGCCGGAACCATGGCCCTTCATACCGCGGTTCGGCGGTTGCCACATGCGGCGCGAATTGCTACGGCCTGCACGCCGCGAGTGCTACGCACTTGGGCGGTGGCCCGGTTTGCGCAGAATCTCGCAGACCTGCTTCGCGCCGGTGTGCCCGCCGTCGAGGCGCTGCGCGTACTCTCGACCACGTTACCTATCGCACTCAATCGCGTGGTGACCAGCGCCGCAGCTGACATCGAATCAGGCGCCGATCTGGCGCAGGTGCTCGACGATCCGCTCTGGTTCTCGGCGCAATTCAGGCGCCTGCTCCACAGCGGCCAGGCGGCCGGCGAACTCGAGGCGACGCTGGAGCGCATGGCGCAGCGCGATGAACGCCGCACCGAGCGGCAGATCAACCGGCTGGCGACTCTGCTCGAACCGGCGGCCATTCTGACGCTGGCTGCTCTGGTCGGCACGGTCGTGCTCGCGGCGGTGCTGCCGCTTACGCGGCTTCAGGAGGTGATACGGTGA
- the gspG gene encoding type II secretion system major pseudopilin GspG, producing MTQRAMQSRRGMTLVEILAVVVILGLIATTLLVGFSGTFGKAKHELAKSGIGLLAGKVETYRIEKSDWPGNEVGLAVLSAPHATPAASYYVNADQLIDPWGRQYLYVMPGPDGHPFEILSYGADGQPGGEGENADLSSANLRGKADQ from the coding sequence GTGACTCAGCGCGCGATGCAATCTCGCCGCGGCATGACGCTTGTCGAGATTCTCGCGGTGGTGGTCATCCTCGGCCTCATCGCCACGACTCTGCTTGTCGGCTTCTCCGGCACGTTCGGCAAGGCCAAGCACGAACTGGCCAAGAGCGGCATCGGCCTGCTCGCGGGCAAGGTCGAGACGTATCGAATCGAGAAGAGCGACTGGCCAGGCAACGAAGTGGGTCTGGCGGTGCTCAGCGCTCCGCACGCGACACCGGCCGCGTCGTACTACGTGAATGCCGATCAGCTCATCGACCCGTGGGGGCGCCAGTATCTCTACGTGATGCCCGGCCCTGACGGCCATCCCTTTGAGATTCTCTCGTACGGAGCCGATGGGCAGCCGGGCGGCGAAGGCGAGAACGCGGATCTGTCATCTGCGAATCTTCGAGGGAAGGCGGATCAATGA
- a CDS encoding type II secretion system protein: MIVRVVNSRLQRGFTLIEMLAVVVLLGLISSTAVVSLSRADEAGALQSARWGIANLDAQARLAARTEGGAVVIRLLDGGARIAASTTSASEGRWSASFDCPRSTLIRFLEGGGGQEFDGIFIDRTGRSADATLQISNSSGRSEQWFVHGLTGEISRFDANGGGP; the protein is encoded by the coding sequence ATGATCGTCCGAGTTGTTAATTCGCGATTGCAGCGAGGATTCACACTGATCGAGATGCTCGCCGTGGTCGTGCTGCTGGGGCTCATCTCGTCGACTGCAGTCGTCTCGCTGAGCAGAGCAGACGAGGCGGGCGCGCTGCAATCAGCTCGCTGGGGAATTGCGAATCTCGATGCGCAGGCCCGGCTGGCCGCGCGAACCGAAGGTGGCGCGGTCGTGATTCGCCTTCTGGATGGCGGGGCGCGTATAGCCGCCAGCACCACGTCCGCATCCGAGGGACGGTGGTCGGCTTCATTTGATTGCCCTCGTTCCACACTCATTCGATTCCTCGAGGGAGGCGGCGGACAGGAATTTGACGGCATCTTCATCGACCGAACCGGCCGCAGCGCCGACGCGACATTGCAGATCTCGAATTCGTCAGGTCGCTCGGAGCAGTGGTTCGTCCACGGTCTCACCGGCGAGATCAGTCGGTTCGATGCGAACGGAGGCGGGCCGTGA